One window of Globicephala melas chromosome 2, mGloMel1.2, whole genome shotgun sequence genomic DNA carries:
- the PPIP5K1 gene encoding inositol hexakisphosphate and diphosphoinositol-pentakisphosphate kinase 1 isoform X11 encodes MWSLPASEGESATAHFFLGAGDEGLGTRGIGMRTEESDSELLEDEEDEVLPEPQIIVGICAMTKKSKSKPMTQILERLCRFDYLTVIILGEDVILNEPVENWPSCHCLISFHSKGFPLDKAVAYSKLRNPFLINDLAMQYYIQDRREVYRILQEEGIDLPRYAVLNRDPARPEECNLIEGEDQVEVNGAVFPKPFVEKPVSAEDHNVYIYYPSSAGGGSQRLFRKIGSRSSVYSPESSVRKTGSYIYEEFMPTDGTDVKVYTVGPDYAHAEARKSPALDGKVERDSEGKEIRYPVMLTAMEKLVARKVCVAFKQTVCGFDLLRANGHSFVCDVNGFSFVKNSMKYYDDCAKILGNTIMRELAPQFQIPWSIPTEAEDIPIVPTTSGTMMELRCVIAIIRHGDRTPKQKMKMEVTHPRFFSLFEKHGGYKTGKLKLKRPEQLQEVLDITRLLLAELEKEPGGEIEEKTGKLEQLKSVLEMYGHFSGINRKVQLTYYPHGVKASNEGQDPQGEALAPSLLLVLKWGGELTPAGRVQAEELGRAFRCMYPGGQGDYAGFPGCGLLRLHSTFRHDLKIYASDEGRVQMTAAAFAKGLLALEGELTPILVQMVKSANMNGLLDSDGDSLSSCQHRVKARLHHILQQDAPFAPEDYDQLAPTGSTSLLNSMAIIQNPVKVCDQVFALIENLTHQIQKRMQDPKSVDLQLYHSETLELMLQRWSKLERDFRQKSGRYDISKIPDIYDCVKYDVQHNGSLGLQGTAELLRLSKALADVVIPQEYGISREEKLEIAVGFCLPLLRKILLDLQRTHEDEYSRGVLSPGRHVRTRLYFTSESHVHSLLSVFRYGGLLDETKDAQWQRALAYLSAISELNYMTQIVIMLYEDNTRDPLSEERFHVELHFSPGVKGVEEEGSAPTGCGFRPASSENEEMKTDQGSMEDLCPGKASDEPDGALQTSPQPSEGPGLPKRSPLIRNRKAGSMEVLSETSSSRPGGYRLFSSSRPPTEMKQSGLGSQCTGLFSTTVLGGSSSAPNLQDYARSQGKKLPPASLKHRDGFEGCSMVPTIYPLETLHNALSLRQVSEFLSRVCQRHTDAQAQASAALFDSMHSNQTSDSPFSPPRTLHSPTLQLRQRSEKPPWYSSGPSSTVSSAGPSSPTAVDGNCHFGFSDHPSLNSHVTEEHQGLGLLQETIGNGAQELPIEGEQEPFERNQSPQEPPVETSQPCQKVAEEVSQPCQNIPEEVSQPCQEVPDISQPCQENHDDVNQTCQEVPQISQPCQNASLLYQKVSEEACELCQENSEEVNQPRQGAPVEVGRRVPGLPVGVGGLAQEILMEVGKPAQGIPEELSQPCQEFSGDIGRLAQEASAIILLSQDIPEVDKPSQEFPGEGDLHVQEVPEEVNQQQSYVVPELIDQLSGEDVPEVQYPSSNVNPQSQSLACDQNSPLPPATCD; translated from the exons GCTTTCCTCTGGACAAAGCTGTTGCTTACTCCAAACTTCGAAACCCTTTTCTTATCAATGACCTGGCTATGCAGTATTACATCCAGGATAG GAGGGAGGTGTACCGGATCCTGCAGGAGGAGGGTATTGATCTGCCTCGATATGCTGTGCTCAACCGTGACCCTGCCCGGCCTGAGG AGTGCAACCTGATTGAGGGTGAAGATCAGGTGGAGGTAAATGGAGCCGTCTTTCCCAAGCCCTTTGTGGAGAAGCCAGTGAGTGCAGAGGACCACAATGTTTACATCTACTATCCCAGCTCAGCCGGAGGAGGAAGCCAGCGCCTCTTCCGTAAG ATTGGCAGCCGCAGCAGCGTTTACTCTCCTGAGAGCAGCGTCCGGAAGACAGGGTCATACATCTATGAGGAGTTTATGCCAACAGATGGCACAGATGTCAAG GTGTATACAGTGGGGCCAGACTATGCCCATGCTGAAGCCAGAAAATCTCCAGCTTTGGATGGGAAGGTCGAAAGAGACAGTGAGGGGAAAGAAATTCGATATCCAGTCATGCTGACTGCCATGGAAAAGCTGGTGGCCAGGAAAGTCTGCGTAGCTTTTAAG CAAACGGTCTGTGGTTTTGACCTCCTTCGTGCCAATGGTCACTCCTTTGTGTGTGATGTCAATGGCTTCAGTTTCGTCAAGAATTCGATGAAATACTACGATGACTGTGCCAAGATTCTGGG GAACACCATAATGCGGGAGCTTGCCCCGCAGTTCCAGATCCCATGGTCCATCCCCACAGAAGCTGAGGACATTCCCATTGTCCCTACCACATCTGGCACTAT GATGGAACTTCGTTGCGTCATTGCAATTATCCGTCACGGGGATCGTACCCCCAAGCAGAAGATGAAGATGGAAGTGACACACCCAAG GTTTTTTAGTCTGTTTGAAAAACATGGTGGCTACAAGACAGGGAAATTAAAACTGAAGCGGCCTGAGCAGCTACAG GAGGTGCTGGACATCACAAGGCTGCTATTGGCTGAACTGGAAAAAGAACCAGGTGGTGAGATTGAGGAGAAGACTGGGAAACTGGAGCAGCTGAAATCTGTGCTGGAGAT GTATGGTCACTTCTCAGGCATCAACCGGAAGGTGCAGTTAACTTACTACCCTCATGGAGTAAAAGCTTCTAATGAGGGGCAAG ATCCACAGGGGGAGGCTCTGGCCCCATCCCTATTGCTGGTACTGAAGTGGGGTGGAGAACTGACCCCTGCTGGCCGTGTTCAGGCTGAGGAGCTGGGGCGAGCTTTCCGCTGCATGTACCCTGGAGGACAGG GTGACTATGCTGGCTTCCCCGGGTGTGGGCTGCTTCGCCTCCATAGCACCTTCCGCCACGATCTCAAGATTTACGCCTCTGATGAGGGCCGTGTCCAGATGACTGCTGCAGCCTTTGCCAAG GGCCTTCTAGCTCTAGAAGGGGAGCTGACACCCATTTTGGTACAAATGGTGAAGAGTGCCAACATGAACGGGCTCTTGGACAGTGATGGCGATTCCCTGAGCAGCTGCCAGCACCGGGTGAAGGCTCGGCTGCACCACATTTTGCAGCAGGATGCACCCTTTGCCCCTGAGGATTATGATCAG CTGGCTCCCACTGGAAGCACTTCCCTACTCAACTCCATGGCTATAATCCAGAATCCTGTGAAGGTCTGTGATCAGGTATTTGCCCTGATTGAAAACCTCACTCACCAGATCCAGAAACGGATGCAGGACCCCAAGTCTGTAG ACCTGCAGCTTTACCACAGCGAGACACTAGAGCTAATGCTACAGCGTTGGAGCAAGCTGGAGCGTGACTTTCGACAGAAGAGTGGGCGCTATGATATCAGTAAGATCCCTGACATCTATGACTGTGTCAAGTATGATGTGCAGCACAATGGGAGTCTGGGACTTCAAGGAACAGCAGAGTTGCTCCGTCTCTCTAAGGCACTGGCTGATGTGGTCATTCCCCAG GAGTACGGGATCAGTCGGGAGGAGAAACTGGAAATTGCTGTGGGCTTCTGTCTTCCACTGTTGCGGAAGATACTACTTGACCTGCAGAGAACCCACGAGGATGA GTACTCCCGAGGAGTGCTCTCCCCAGGCCGCCATGTTCGAACACGTCTCTACTTCACCAGTGAAAGCCACGTCCACTCCCTACTCAGTGTCTTCCGTTATGGGGGACTTCTTGAT GAGACCAAGGATGCACAATGGCAGCGAGCTTTGGCTTATCTTAGTGCCATCTCAGAGCTCAACTACATGACCCAGATTGTCATCATGCTTTATGAAGACAACACACGG GATCCCTTATCAGAGGAGCGGTTCCATGTGGAGCTGCACTTCAGCCCTGGAGTGAAAGGTGTCGAGGAAGAAGGCAGTGCCCCAACTGGCTGTGGATTCCGTCCAGCCTCTTCTGAG AATGAGGAGATGAAAACAGACCAAGGCAGCATGGAGGACCTGTGCCCGGGGAAGGCATCAGATGAGCCAGACGGAGCATTGCAGACCTCACCCCAGCCCTCTGAGGGCCCTGGCCTCCCAAAGAGATCACCCCTCATTCGTAACCGAAAAGCCGGCTCCATGGAG GTGCTTTCTGAGACTTCATCCTCGAGGCCTGGTGGCTACCGACTCTTTTCATCTTCACGGCCACCAACGGAGATGAAGCAGAGTGGCCTAG GCTCACAGTGCACGGGGCTGTTCAGCACCACAGTGCTGGGCGGCTCCTCCAGCGCCCCGAATCTTCAGGACTACGCCCGCAGCCAAGGCAAAAAGCTACCACCTGCCAGTCTGAAGCACCGAGATG GATTTGAAGGGTGCTCCATGGTGCCTACCATTTACCCCCTGGAAACACTGCATAATGCCCTTTCCCTGCGTCAAGTGAGTGAATTCTTGAGTAGAGTCTGCCAGCGCCACACTGATGCCCAAGCACAGGCATCTGCAG CCCTCTTTGACTCTATGCACAGCAACCAGACCTCTGATAGCCCGTTTTCTCCACCTCGCACTCTTCATTCACCTACCCTGCAACTCCGGCAGCGCTCTGAAAAGCCCCCTTGGT ACAGCAGTGGCCCTTCCAGCACTGTGTCCAGCGCTGGTCCTTCCTCCCCTACTGCAGTGGATGGTAACTGCCATTTTGGCTTCAGTGATCACCCCTCCCTAAATTCACATGTGACTGAAGAACATCAAGGCCTTGGGCTGCTCCAGGAGACCATTGGGAATGGAGCACAAGAGCTCCCCATAGAAGGGGAACAAGAGCCTTTTGAACGAAACCAGTCCCCACAGGAACCACCTGTGGAAACCAGCCAGCCATGCCAGAAGGTTGCTGAGGAGGTCAGCCAACCATGCCAGAACATCCCTGAAGAGGTCAGCCAGCCATGCCAGGAAGTCCCTGACATCAGCCAGCCATGCCAGGAGAACCATGATGATGTTAACCAGACATGCCAGGAGGTCCCTCAGATCAGCCAACCATGCCAGAATGCCAGCCTACTGTACCAGAAAGTCTCTGAGGAAGCTTGCGAGCTTTGCCAGGAGAACTCTGAGGAGGTCAACCAGCCACGCCAGGGGGCCCCTGTGGAGGTTGGCAGGCGGGTCCCTGGGTTACCTGTAGGGGTTGGTGGCCTGGCCCAGGAAATCCTCATGGAAGTCGGCAAACCAGCCCAAGGGATCCCTGAGGAGCTCAGCCAGCCATGCCAGGAATTCTCTGGGGACATTGGCAGGCTGGCCCAAGAGGCTTCTGCAATCATTTTGTTGTCTCAGGACATCCCAGAGGTTGATAAACCATCCCAAGAGTTCCCTGGGGAGGGTGATCTGCATGTCCAGGAGGTCCCAGAGGAGGTGAATCAGCAGCAGTCCTATGTGGTCCCTGAGTTGATTGACCAGCTGTCTGGAGAGGATGTTCCTGAAGTCCAGTATCCATCTAGCAATGTAAACCCTCAGAGCCAGTCTCTAGCCTGTGACCAGAACTCACCCCTTCCACCAGCAACATGTGATTAA
- the PPIP5K1 gene encoding inositol hexakisphosphate and diphosphoinositol-pentakisphosphate kinase 1 isoform X9 codes for MWSLPASEGESATAHFFLGAGDEGLGTRGIGMRTEESDSELLEDEEDEVLPEPQIIVGICAMTKKSKSKPMTQILERLCRFDYLTVIILGEDVILNEPVENWPSCHCLISFHSKGFPLDKAVAYSKLRNPFLINDLAMQYYIQDRREVYRILQEEGIDLPRYAVLNRDPARPEECNLIEGEDQVEVNGAVFPKPFVEKPVSAEDHNVYIYYPSSAGGGSQRLFRKIGSRSSVYSPESSVRKTGSYIYEEFMPTDGTDVKVYTVGPDYAHAEARKSPALDGKVERDSEGKEIRYPVMLTAMEKLVARKVCVAFKQTVCGFDLLRANGHSFVCDVNGFSFVKNSMKYYDDCAKILGNTIMRELAPQFQIPWSIPTEAEDIPIVPTTSGTMMELRCVIAIIRHGDRTPKQKMKMEVTHPRFFSLFEKHGGYKTGKLKLKRPEQLQEVLDITRLLLAELEKEPGGEIEEKTGKLEQLKSVLEMYGHFSGINRKVQLTYYPHGVKASNEGQDPQGEALAPSLLLVLKWGGELTPAGRVQAEELGRAFRCMYPGGQGDYAGFPGCGLLRLHSTFRHDLKIYASDEGRVQMTAAAFAKGLLALEGELTPILVQMVKSANMNGLLDSDGDSLSSCQHRVKARLHHILQQDAPFAPEDYDQLAPTGSTSLLNSMAIIQNPVKVCDQVFALIENLTHQIQKRMQDPKSVDLQLYHSETLELMLQRWSKLERDFRQKSGRYDISKIPDIYDCVKYDVQHNGSLGLQGTAELLRLSKALADVVIPQEYGISREEKLEIAVGFCLPLLRKILLDLQRTHEDEYSRGVLSPGRHVRTRLYFTSESHVHSLLSVFRYGGLLDETKDAQWQRALAYLSAISELNYMTQIVIMLYEDNTRDPLSEERFHVELHFSPGVKGVEEEGSAPTGCGFRPASSENEEMKTDQGSMEDLCPGKASDEPDGALQTSPQPSEGPGLPKRSPLIRNRKAGSMEVLSETSSSRPGGYRLFSSSRPPTEMKQSGLGSQCTGLFSTTVLGGSSSAPNLQDYARSQGKKLPPASLKHRDELLFVPAVKRFSVSFAKHPTNGFEGCSMVPTIYPLETLHNALSLRQVSEFLSRVCQRHTDAQAQASAALFDSMHSNQTSDSPFSPPRTLHSPTLQLRQRSEKPPWYSSGPSSTVSSAGPSSPTAVDGNCHFGFSDHPSLNSHVTEEHQGLGLLQETIGNGAQELPIEGEQEPFERNQSPQEPPVETSQPCQKVAEEVSQPCQNIPEEVSQPCQEVPDISQPCQENHDDVNQTCQEVPQISQPCQNASLLYQKVSEEACELCQENSEEVNQPRQGAPVEVGRRVPGLPVGVGGLAQEILMEVGKPAQGIPEELSQPCQEFSGDIGRLAQEASAIILLSQDIPEVDKPSQEFPGEGDLHVQEVPEEVNQQQSYVVPELIDQLSGEDVPEVQYPSSNVNPQSQSLACDQNSPLPPATCD; via the exons GCTTTCCTCTGGACAAAGCTGTTGCTTACTCCAAACTTCGAAACCCTTTTCTTATCAATGACCTGGCTATGCAGTATTACATCCAGGATAG GAGGGAGGTGTACCGGATCCTGCAGGAGGAGGGTATTGATCTGCCTCGATATGCTGTGCTCAACCGTGACCCTGCCCGGCCTGAGG AGTGCAACCTGATTGAGGGTGAAGATCAGGTGGAGGTAAATGGAGCCGTCTTTCCCAAGCCCTTTGTGGAGAAGCCAGTGAGTGCAGAGGACCACAATGTTTACATCTACTATCCCAGCTCAGCCGGAGGAGGAAGCCAGCGCCTCTTCCGTAAG ATTGGCAGCCGCAGCAGCGTTTACTCTCCTGAGAGCAGCGTCCGGAAGACAGGGTCATACATCTATGAGGAGTTTATGCCAACAGATGGCACAGATGTCAAG GTGTATACAGTGGGGCCAGACTATGCCCATGCTGAAGCCAGAAAATCTCCAGCTTTGGATGGGAAGGTCGAAAGAGACAGTGAGGGGAAAGAAATTCGATATCCAGTCATGCTGACTGCCATGGAAAAGCTGGTGGCCAGGAAAGTCTGCGTAGCTTTTAAG CAAACGGTCTGTGGTTTTGACCTCCTTCGTGCCAATGGTCACTCCTTTGTGTGTGATGTCAATGGCTTCAGTTTCGTCAAGAATTCGATGAAATACTACGATGACTGTGCCAAGATTCTGGG GAACACCATAATGCGGGAGCTTGCCCCGCAGTTCCAGATCCCATGGTCCATCCCCACAGAAGCTGAGGACATTCCCATTGTCCCTACCACATCTGGCACTAT GATGGAACTTCGTTGCGTCATTGCAATTATCCGTCACGGGGATCGTACCCCCAAGCAGAAGATGAAGATGGAAGTGACACACCCAAG GTTTTTTAGTCTGTTTGAAAAACATGGTGGCTACAAGACAGGGAAATTAAAACTGAAGCGGCCTGAGCAGCTACAG GAGGTGCTGGACATCACAAGGCTGCTATTGGCTGAACTGGAAAAAGAACCAGGTGGTGAGATTGAGGAGAAGACTGGGAAACTGGAGCAGCTGAAATCTGTGCTGGAGAT GTATGGTCACTTCTCAGGCATCAACCGGAAGGTGCAGTTAACTTACTACCCTCATGGAGTAAAAGCTTCTAATGAGGGGCAAG ATCCACAGGGGGAGGCTCTGGCCCCATCCCTATTGCTGGTACTGAAGTGGGGTGGAGAACTGACCCCTGCTGGCCGTGTTCAGGCTGAGGAGCTGGGGCGAGCTTTCCGCTGCATGTACCCTGGAGGACAGG GTGACTATGCTGGCTTCCCCGGGTGTGGGCTGCTTCGCCTCCATAGCACCTTCCGCCACGATCTCAAGATTTACGCCTCTGATGAGGGCCGTGTCCAGATGACTGCTGCAGCCTTTGCCAAG GGCCTTCTAGCTCTAGAAGGGGAGCTGACACCCATTTTGGTACAAATGGTGAAGAGTGCCAACATGAACGGGCTCTTGGACAGTGATGGCGATTCCCTGAGCAGCTGCCAGCACCGGGTGAAGGCTCGGCTGCACCACATTTTGCAGCAGGATGCACCCTTTGCCCCTGAGGATTATGATCAG CTGGCTCCCACTGGAAGCACTTCCCTACTCAACTCCATGGCTATAATCCAGAATCCTGTGAAGGTCTGTGATCAGGTATTTGCCCTGATTGAAAACCTCACTCACCAGATCCAGAAACGGATGCAGGACCCCAAGTCTGTAG ACCTGCAGCTTTACCACAGCGAGACACTAGAGCTAATGCTACAGCGTTGGAGCAAGCTGGAGCGTGACTTTCGACAGAAGAGTGGGCGCTATGATATCAGTAAGATCCCTGACATCTATGACTGTGTCAAGTATGATGTGCAGCACAATGGGAGTCTGGGACTTCAAGGAACAGCAGAGTTGCTCCGTCTCTCTAAGGCACTGGCTGATGTGGTCATTCCCCAG GAGTACGGGATCAGTCGGGAGGAGAAACTGGAAATTGCTGTGGGCTTCTGTCTTCCACTGTTGCGGAAGATACTACTTGACCTGCAGAGAACCCACGAGGATGA GTACTCCCGAGGAGTGCTCTCCCCAGGCCGCCATGTTCGAACACGTCTCTACTTCACCAGTGAAAGCCACGTCCACTCCCTACTCAGTGTCTTCCGTTATGGGGGACTTCTTGAT GAGACCAAGGATGCACAATGGCAGCGAGCTTTGGCTTATCTTAGTGCCATCTCAGAGCTCAACTACATGACCCAGATTGTCATCATGCTTTATGAAGACAACACACGG GATCCCTTATCAGAGGAGCGGTTCCATGTGGAGCTGCACTTCAGCCCTGGAGTGAAAGGTGTCGAGGAAGAAGGCAGTGCCCCAACTGGCTGTGGATTCCGTCCAGCCTCTTCTGAG AATGAGGAGATGAAAACAGACCAAGGCAGCATGGAGGACCTGTGCCCGGGGAAGGCATCAGATGAGCCAGACGGAGCATTGCAGACCTCACCCCAGCCCTCTGAGGGCCCTGGCCTCCCAAAGAGATCACCCCTCATTCGTAACCGAAAAGCCGGCTCCATGGAG GTGCTTTCTGAGACTTCATCCTCGAGGCCTGGTGGCTACCGACTCTTTTCATCTTCACGGCCACCAACGGAGATGAAGCAGAGTGGCCTAG GCTCACAGTGCACGGGGCTGTTCAGCACCACAGTGCTGGGCGGCTCCTCCAGCGCCCCGAATCTTCAGGACTACGCCCGCAGCCAAGGCAAAAAGCTACCACCTGCCAGTCTGAAGCACCGAGATG AGCTCTTGTTTGTCCCGGCCGTAAAACGATTTTCTGTGTCGTTTGCAAAGCATCCGACTAACG GATTTGAAGGGTGCTCCATGGTGCCTACCATTTACCCCCTGGAAACACTGCATAATGCCCTTTCCCTGCGTCAAGTGAGTGAATTCTTGAGTAGAGTCTGCCAGCGCCACACTGATGCCCAAGCACAGGCATCTGCAG CCCTCTTTGACTCTATGCACAGCAACCAGACCTCTGATAGCCCGTTTTCTCCACCTCGCACTCTTCATTCACCTACCCTGCAACTCCGGCAGCGCTCTGAAAAGCCCCCTTGGT ACAGCAGTGGCCCTTCCAGCACTGTGTCCAGCGCTGGTCCTTCCTCCCCTACTGCAGTGGATGGTAACTGCCATTTTGGCTTCAGTGATCACCCCTCCCTAAATTCACATGTGACTGAAGAACATCAAGGCCTTGGGCTGCTCCAGGAGACCATTGGGAATGGAGCACAAGAGCTCCCCATAGAAGGGGAACAAGAGCCTTTTGAACGAAACCAGTCCCCACAGGAACCACCTGTGGAAACCAGCCAGCCATGCCAGAAGGTTGCTGAGGAGGTCAGCCAACCATGCCAGAACATCCCTGAAGAGGTCAGCCAGCCATGCCAGGAAGTCCCTGACATCAGCCAGCCATGCCAGGAGAACCATGATGATGTTAACCAGACATGCCAGGAGGTCCCTCAGATCAGCCAACCATGCCAGAATGCCAGCCTACTGTACCAGAAAGTCTCTGAGGAAGCTTGCGAGCTTTGCCAGGAGAACTCTGAGGAGGTCAACCAGCCACGCCAGGGGGCCCCTGTGGAGGTTGGCAGGCGGGTCCCTGGGTTACCTGTAGGGGTTGGTGGCCTGGCCCAGGAAATCCTCATGGAAGTCGGCAAACCAGCCCAAGGGATCCCTGAGGAGCTCAGCCAGCCATGCCAGGAATTCTCTGGGGACATTGGCAGGCTGGCCCAAGAGGCTTCTGCAATCATTTTGTTGTCTCAGGACATCCCAGAGGTTGATAAACCATCCCAAGAGTTCCCTGGGGAGGGTGATCTGCATGTCCAGGAGGTCCCAGAGGAGGTGAATCAGCAGCAGTCCTATGTGGTCCCTGAGTTGATTGACCAGCTGTCTGGAGAGGATGTTCCTGAAGTCCAGTATCCATCTAGCAATGTAAACCCTCAGAGCCAGTCTCTAGCCTGTGACCAGAACTCACCCCTTCCACCAGCAACATGTGATTAA